The window GACCCGTGACCGCCTCCCGATCGCTCCTGCGGAAACGCGCGATGTTCGTCCCGCCGGTTCCCGCGTCTGTTCACGGAGCGCCCGCCGTCTTACCGTGAGCTGTCCTCCGCCGCGTCGCCGGGCGTCTCGCTGTCGTCATCCTCGTCTTCGCTCTCCGCGTCGTCCGTCTCATCTTCCGCGGTGGCGCTTTCTACGGTTTCTTCGACCGTTTCTTCGACCGTTTCTTCGACTTTCTCGCCGACTGTCTCCTCGACCGTCTTCTCCACCGTCTCCTCGACTTTCTCACCGACGGTCTCTTCTACCTTCTCGCCGACCGTTTCCTCGACCGTCTTCTCGACCGATTCGCCGACGGTCTTTTCCACCGTCTCCTCGACCTTCTCACCGACCGTTTCTTCTACCTTCTCGCCGACGGTCTTTTCCACCGTTTCTCCGACCGTCTCCTCGACCGTCTTCTCGACCGATTCGCCGACGGTCTTTTCCACCGTCTCCTCGACCGTTTCTTCTACCTTCTCGCCGACGGTCTTTTCCACCGTCTCCTCGACTTTACCGGTCACTTCTTTGTCGACGGTGTCACCGACGGTCTTCTCCACTTCCCTGTTGACCGTGTCACCGACGGTCTTCTCCACTTCCTTACCGACCTGATCTGCGACCTCGCGGGTCATCCAGTCGGGATCGAACCGTGCCATCTTCCAGACGACGTGGACGACGTAGGACGCGAACACACCGATACCGAACGCGACGCCGACGTCGTTGGGTTCGAACGTCGCGATGAGCACGATGGACAACACGATCAGCGCGCCGTACGCGATATCCGTGAGCGCGTCCACGCGGGCGGGACTCGCCATCGTCACCACCCCACCGTACCGGCGTCCCGGGCCGTCGCTCTCGGCTGTCGGCGTTCCTCGATATCCACCCGCCGCTTCGACGTGTTGGGGGTCATATATGCGTCATCCGCGCTGACGGGGTAAAATGACCGTGCTTCTGTGTCGACGCCGCGACCGAGGCCAGAGTCTAGATTCCGCCGATCGCCGCTCGCGGAGCGCGGTCCTTTTGTGCCGGATGGGCGAACGCGGAGCATGGACATAGAGGAGGGCGGCGTCACCGTCTCCGTTCCGGAAGCGCGCGACGGGGCGAGCGAGGGGACCGGCGGCGGTGTCTTCTTCAACCCCACACAGGAGCTGAACCGCGACATCACCGTCGCGGCGCTTCGCGCGTATCGCGACCGCGAGCCGCGCGCCGCCTCGTACCTCGACGCGATGGCGGCCTCCGGGATCCGTGGCGTCCGCGCCGCCGCAGAAGGGTACGACGTGACCTGCGCCGACGTCGACCCCGACGCGGTCGCCCTCGCGGCCGAGAACCTCGCCGACAACGGCCTCGACGGAGCGACCGTCCGGCGCGACGTGAACGCCCTGCTGTACGACGACGGGCCGTTCGACGTCGTCGATCTGGACCCGTACGGAACGCCGATCCCCTTCGCCGACGCGGCGTTCGCGAACGGCCGGAACCTGATCTGCGTCACGGCCACGGACACCGCGCCGCTCTGTGGCGCGCACCTGCAGAGCGGGATCCGCAAGTACGGGGCCGTCCCCCGAAACACCGACTACCACCCCGAGATGGGGCTCCGGACGCTGATCTCGGCGCTCGTCCGGACCGCAGCGCGCTACGACAAGGCGGCGACACCGATCGTCTCGCACGTCTCGCGTCACTACGCTCGGACGTACCTCGAACTGGAGTCCGGCGCGCGGGCGGCGGACGCCTGCGTCGACGAACTCGGCTACGTCGATCACTGCGAGGACTGCCTCTGGCGCGAGCCGACAGCGGGACTGATCGCCGACCCCGCCGACGCCTGCCCGGTCTGCGGGAGCGACCGCGTGCTCACGGCCGGCCCGATCTGGCTCGGTTCCGTCGCCGACGCAGAGTTCGCTCGCGCGGTCCGCGACCGCGTCACGGACGACATGGGCGAGGCGAAGCGCGCTCGAAAGCTGCTCGACACGGTCGCGACCGAGATCGAGACGCCGACGCACTACGACCAACACCGGCTGTACAAGCAGTGGGGCGAGCCCGCGATCGGCATGGACGAGTTCGTCGCGCACCTGCGTGCGGCCGGTCACGAAGCGAGCCGCGCCCACTACCGCGGCACGGCGGTCAAGACCACGGCGTCGATCCCCGAGATGCGCGAGGCGATCCTCGGCGACGACGCGGGCGACTGAGTCGTCTCTCGTCCCACTGAGACCCTCTCGTTTTTGTCGCGATCGCCCGAATCACCCCGTGTGTCCCGCCACGCGACCGCCGCAGTCGATACCGTTCGCCGCGTCGCCGACGTCGCGATCGACCGGCAGGTGACGTTCCTCGCCGCCGCGATCGCCTACTACGCGTTCGTCTCGCTTATCCCCGCGCTGCTGTTGCTCGTCGTCGTCGCGAGCGCGGTGTTCGGCGAGACGATCGCCGCCCGGGTCGTCGCAGCGACGGGAGAGTTCCTCACACCGGCCGGACAGGGCGCGGTCGCCGCGGCGGTCTCGTCGGCCGGCGGCCGGACCGGAGCCGGCGTGCTGGGACTCGCCGTCCTGCTCTGGTCGACGCTGAAGGTGTTCCGCGGGCTCGACACCGCGTTCGGCACGCTGTACGGCGTCGAGAAACGCCCCTCCCTCCCGGAGCAAGTTGTGGACGCGGTCGCGGTCGCGGTCGCCGTCGGCGTCGGCATCGGGACGATGGTCGCCGTCGGCGCGTTCGTCGCGGCCGCGGACGCGGTCCCGGCGGTGGAGGCGGCGAGCCTCCTCGCGCTCCCGACGGTGCTCGCGGTCGTGTTCCTCCCCCTGTACTACCTGCTTCCGGAACCCTCGGTGTCGGTTCGAGAGGCACTGCCCGGTGCGGTGTTCGCCGCGGTCGGCTGGACGCTCCTGCAGGCCGGCTTTCAGGTGTACGCCGCGAGCGCCGGCCAGTACCAGGTGTACGGCGTCATCGGCGGCGTCCTGCTTCTCGTCACGTGGCTGTACCTCGCCGCCGTCGTCGTCGTCCTCGGTGGCGTGGTCAACGTCGTGCTCGCCGCCCGCGATCGCCCCGGAGTGGCCCCGCGGAGATCCCGTCGACCGGACCGCGGTGGGCTCCCGGCCCGCCACGGTGCGGACCGGCAGTTACAACACGCCCGCGACCGACCCCCGAGTATGAACGGCGAGTCGGACGGTGCAGCCGGTGCCGGCGACGAGGAGCGCCCGCGTGGGGCCCCGGACGTCGCGGCGCTGCGAGAGGAACTCAGCGAGCTCCGTGCGGAGTTCGACGAGTTCGAGGACGACGTCGAGGACCGAACCGTCGACAAACCCGCGGTCGAAGCCGAGCTGAAACGGTACGTTCGCAGCCGGATGCGTCGCGGGCACGCCCGCGGTTGGGGACCATACCTCGTGTTGCTGTACGGAACGGTGCTGACGCTCGGGGCGTTCGCGTTGCTCGATGGCCTCTACGCCATCGCCGCCATGGTGATCCTCGGGCTGTCGACGCTCGGGCTGTACACCCTCTTTATCATCGTCGGCATCGGCCTGAACGTGCTTGAGACGCCCGGAAAAGCGCTTGAGTACGCACGCGACCGGAAATGACGGCGGGGGCTGTCAGCCGAACGGTGATCGAGGCGTGACCGGACTCGTCCCGGCCGAACGCGGCGTCGGAGAGACCGCCGTCGTCGACGCGCTCCCGGAGTTCGTGGTCGTCGTCTTCGCCGCCGTCACCCACCTCGCGGACCCGTGGTTCCTTTTCGCCCTGCTCGCGCTCGGCTACTGGTTCGCGGACGAGAGGGTCGCGGGCTCGCCGCGCCGCGCCGGCGCGACGGCGATCGCGGTCGTCACCTGCGCGTACGCCGTCGTCGCGGTCGGCAAGGCGTGGTTCGCGGCCCCGCGACCGCCGGGCGCGATGCCTCCGGCCAATGTGCCGACCTGGCTCCCCGACGTGCTCGGCGGATGGTTCAGAGCGCAGGTTCTCTCCGACGGATTCGGCTTTCCGAGCGGTCACGCAACCGGCGGAGCGGCGGCGTACGGCGCGCTGGCGCTTTTGTACGACCGCGTCTGGACGCATCGCCGACGGCTCCTCGGCGCGGGCGTCGTCGCGGCGTCGGTCGCGGCCTCGCGCGTCGTCATCGAGGTGCACTACCTCGCGGACGTGGTCGTTGGCGTCGCTGTGGGCGCGGGCGTCGTCGCCGGCGGACTCCGGCTCGCCGGCGACCCTCGGTTCCGTTCCGACGGGGGAACTGCGTCCCACGACCCGACGACCGCGCTCGATCCGACGCCGGCGTTCCTGTCCGCCGCGGCGCTCTCCGTCGTCGCCGCCGGTCTCGCCGTCACCGCCGGCCACACCGGCGAGGTCGTCGAGGCGGGGATCGGGATCGCCACCGGCGTCGGCGGCGGGGTCGGCTGGCGGTTCGTCGACGGGGACGAGCCCCCGGTCCCGGTCCGGATCGTCGTCCCCGCGCTGGCGGTCACCGGCGCGCTCTGGGTCGGCGCGTACGCGCTCGCGGACTCGCTTCTCGTCACGCTCGTCGCGACGACAGCCGCGGTCGTCGCCGTGGTCGCGCTGCCGGCCGTGGCGGACGGCGGCCGCGACGCGGTTCTCTCCGGGCGCTGATAGGCGACGCGAACGCCGTTCACGTCGCCGCTCGGACCGAGGATCGATCGCACGGAAAACACGGACGCTGACGAGCGATGCGGGCCACCACGATCGGCCGGTCAACAAAGAAACAAAAAACGTCCTACCGGGCGCTTAGAACGTCTCTAGGTAGCGGTCTTCCTCCCAGCCAGAGACCTGAGTCAGGTACTCGCTGAACTCCTGTGACTTCGCTTCCGCGAACTTCTCTGAGGTGTGGGGGCCGAGCGCGTCCTGAATCACGTCGTCGGCTTCGAGGGCCTCGACCGCCTTGCCGAGGTTCGGCGGGAGCGTGTCGATGCCGTACTCCTCGCGTTTCTCGTCGTCGAACTCGTAGATGTCCTCGCGAACCGGCTCGCCGGGGTCGGCGTCGGTCTCGATGCCGTGGAGTCCGGCGGCGATGAGCGACGCCATCCCGAGGTAGGGGTTACACGACGGGTCGGGGCTGCGGACCTCGAAGCGGGCGGAGACGCCGGCGGCGTCAGGAACGCGGACGAGCGCCGAGCGGTTCGTGTCGGACCACGCGACGTAGATGGGTGCCTCGTAGCCGGGCACCAGCCGCTTGTAGGAGTTCACGGTCGGGTTCGTGACGGCCGTGAACGCCTGCGCGTGGTTCAGGATGCCGCCCATGAACTGGTAGGCAGTCTCGCTCAGGTTGAACTCGTCGTCGTCGTCGGCGAAGGCGTTGCCGTCCTCGTCGAAAAGCGAGATGTGGCTGTGCATCCCCGAGCCGTTGATCTCCGCTATCGGCTTGGGCATGAACGTCGCGTGGAGGTCGTGCTGCTCTGCGACCGCGCGGACGACGGCGCGGAACGTCGCGATGTTATCCGCGGTCGTGAGCGCGTCGTCGTACTTGAAGTTGATCTCGTGTTGGCCCTCGGCGACCTCGTGGTGGGAGGCCTCGATCTCGAAGCCCATCGCTTCGAGCGTGAAGATGATCTCCTTGCGGACGTCGCTCGCGAGGTCCTTGGGAGCCAGATCGAAGTAGCCGCCGTTGTCGTGCGGGATGGTCGTCGCGTTGCCATCCTCGTCTTTCTCGAACAGGAAGAACTCGGGCTCCGGGCCGATGGAGACGGAGTACCCCATGTCGTCCGCCTTCTCGAGGACGCTCTTGAGCACCTGACGCGGGCCGCCGACGAACGGTTCGCCCTCCGTCGTCACGATGTCACAGATGAGTCGCGCGGCCCCGCTGTCGCCGTCGCCGTCGCTGCGCCACGGGAGCACCGCGAACGTGTCGGGGTCGGGGACGAGCCGCATGTCCGACTCCTGGATGCGCACGAACCCCTCGATGGAGGAGCCGTCGAAGTAGATCCCTTCGGTGAACGCCTTCTCGGCCTGGTGAGCAGGCACGGAGACGTTCTTCACGACCCCGAGGATGTCGGTGAACTGGAGCCGGAGGAAGTCGACGTTCTCCTCTTCGATCTCGTCGAGTACCGCCTGTTCTTTCGCCGTTAGACCGCCGTCTGGTTTCGCGTGTTCGTCCGTCATGTTCTGGACGTCTCATTCGTTATCTGCCAGTATAAAGGCCTTATCGCTTGGCGCATGAACCGCCAGTCGCGCAAGAATGCTGGACGTTCGTAAAATTATAAACCCCTGAACACATGGTTAGGTGTGATGACGTACGAAAACCTCGACGCGAAACTCGTCAACTCCCTTCTCAGCAACGGCCGCGCGAGCCTCAGAAGCCTCGGCGACGAACTCGACGTCTCGGTCACCACCGTCTCGAATCACCTGCGCGACCTCGAAGACGAGGGCGTGATCCGCGGCTACACGCCCATCGTCGACTACGACAAGCTCGGATACGACGTGACGGCGGTACTCCAACTCAAGGTAGAGGGGAGCGCGCTCCCCGACGTGACGGAGAAGCTTCGCAAAGAGAAACAGATGGTGAGCGTCTACGAGGTCACCGGCGACTACGACGTGATCGCGATCGGGAAGTTCACCGACACCGACGGGATGAACGACCAGATCAAGGCGATCCTCACGGACGCGGACATCCGCGAATCGAACACGAGCGTCGTGTTGAACGCGGTCTCCGAGAACGAGCAGTTCGACCTCGACCTCAACGAGGAGTAGGCCTCGCGCGCGGTGGCACTGTGTTACCGTCGGCCCAGTCCCGTCGGCCCAGCCCCGTCGGCCCTCGCCCCGACTCCTCTCGCTACCGGTTCGCCGCCGCTTCCAGCGCCTCGACCGCCGGGAGGGGTTCGCCGGTGAGCGCGCGGATGTACGCGCCGCCCGCGATGGAGACGTGCGAGAAATCGTCCTCGTCGAGTCCGTACATCTCGATGGCCCGTGAGGTGTCGCCGCCGCCGACGACGGAGAAGCAGTCAGTCTCAGCGATCGCGTCGAGGACGCCGACGGTCCCGTCGGCGAACCGCTCGTCCTCGAAGACGCCGAGCGCTCCTTTCACGAAGACGGCGTCGGACTCGCGGATCGGCGGCTCGTAGTCGGCGACCGTCGCCGAGCCCACGTCGAGGTAGGCGTCGCGCTTCTCGTCGATATCCTCGACGGCGACCTCGGCGCGGCCGCCGTCTTCCGCCTCGTACGCGAGGTCGGTCGCGAGGCGGATCGCGTCGCCGCGCTCGTCGAGCACCGACTCGATAAGCTCGCGGTTCCGCTCCCACTGCTCGTCGAACAACTCCATGCCCTCAAGATCGTGACCGACCGGGTGGCCCGCGGCGCGCAAGAACAGCTCGCCGGCGACGCCGCCCAGCAGGAACCGGTCGACCCGGTCGTCCAAGGCGTCCATCACGCCGATGACGTCGGTCGCTTTGGTCCCGCCGACGACCATCGTCACGGGGCCGTCGAACTCGCGGGTCGCGATGGCGGTGTTGGCCTCGTACTCCGTCTCCATCACGCGGCCGGCGTACGACGGGAGCACGAGCGGGAACCCGACGAGCGAGGCGTGCTTGCGGTGGGCCGCGGAGTAGGCGTCGTTGACGTACGCGTCGACGTGGCCCGCAAGCGTTCGAACGAACGCCGTCTCGGCCTTCTCCTCCGGGCTCTCCTCCGGCAGTTCGTCGTCGCACATCCGCGTGTTCTCGACGAGGAGAATCTCGCCGGCGTCGAGCGCGTCGATCGCCGCCAGCGCCTCCTCGCCGTAGGTGTCGTCGACGAAGCCGACCGCGCGGCCGACGTGGTCGCCGAGGATGTCGGCGTGGCCCGCGAGGGTGGTGAAGTCGTCGCGGCCGGGGCGGCCCTGATGGGCCAGACAGACGACGCGGTGGCCCGCCTCGGCGAGTTCGCGGACGGTCTCGGCGTGGCGCTCGAAGCGGCGGTTGTCCTGCGGTTTCCCGTCTTCGATCGGTGAGTTCAGATCGAGTCGAACGAGGACGCGCGAGTCGGCTGGCAGGTCGTCGATGGTGGCGAACGTGGACATGAGTGAGCGATGGACGGTGAGCTACTTAGTTACCGGGCGGTCGATCGGCGGTGCTGCGGCGAGGCGGCCTCGTACGGCGGACCGCGTGTGCGTCGACGGCTCACGCCTCGTCGTGGACGTACGCGGCCATGTCCAACATCCGGTTCGAGAAGCCGTACTCGTTGTCGTACCACGTCAGGATCTTCACCAGCTTCCCGCCGGCAATCACGTTCGTCGACCGGAGGTCGACGTAGCTGGAGAACGGAAGCCCGACGATGTCCGAGGAGACGACCTCGTCGTCGGTGTATCCCAAGACGCCGGCGAGCGGTCCCGAATCGGCGGCGTCGCGGAAGGAAGCGTTGATCTCCTCCGCGGTGGCGGTCTCGTCGAGGCTGACGACGAACTCGGTGATGGAGCCGGTCGGGACGGGCACGCGCATCGCCATCCCGTCGATTTTGCCCTCCAGTTGCGGGAGGACCTGTTGGGCGGCACCCGCGGCACCGGTCGAGGTCGGGACGATGTTCTCCGCCGCGGCGCGGCCGCGCCGGGTCTTCGCCTTCGGGCCGTCGATCAGGCTCTGGGAGCCGGTGTAAGCGTGGACGGTAGTGAGCGTCCCGGCGTCGATGCCGAACTCCGCGTCGAGCACCTTCGCGACGGGCGTGATGGAGTTCGTCGTACAGGAGGCGTTCGAGATCACGTCGTCACCCTCGTATTCGTCGTGGTTGACACCGTAGACCAACTGTTTGACCGGATCCTCGCCTTTCGGCGGCGCGGAGATGATGACGGTGTCCGCGCCGCCCTCCAGGTGCGCGCTCGCGTCTTCGCGGGTGCGGAAGACGCCCGTACACTCTAAGGCGACGTCGACATCGAGATCGTCCCACGGGAGGTCGGCGGGGTCTTGCACGTTGTACAGGTCGACCGCGGTGTCGCCGATCGTCAGCGCGTCGCCGTCGCGCCCGACGCCGTCGAGCCGGCCCATGACGGTGTCGTACTTCGCGAGGTACGCCATGTCGTCGAAATCCATGACGTCGTTGATGCCCACGAGTTCGATCCGCGGACTCTCCATGACCGCGCGAAAGACGTTCCGGCCGATTCGTCCGAATCCGTTGAGCCCCACGCGGACGATCTGATCGTCGCTCACGTCGTCGCCCGCAGCGAGATACGATTTACTCATATTCGAAATAGGCTACCCGCAGACACTTAAAACCGACTCAGTCGGGCTGTATCCGTCATAGACGTTCGTATTTGTTACGAACGGTATCGATCACCACCGGCCGGAGTGTATCGAACCGGGTCAATACGGCGACCGACAGAAGGCTTATCGGGATTACCCGCTTCGTGTGAGACATGGACAGAGACGACCGTGACGATCCGTTCGGCGATTTCTTCGAGGAGATCGAACGGATGATGAACGAGATGGCCAACGCGAGCGCCGGCGCGGGAGCCGGACCCGACGACGCCGGATTCGGCTCCGAGACGCATGTGGACGCGTACACGACCGACGACGGTGTCCGACTCATCGCGGACCTCCCGGCGGTCTCGAAAGACGAACTCTCGTTGCAGTGCGACGGTGAGGCGCTCACCATCTCCGCGGTCTCCGACCGGCGAGAGTACGACGAGACGGTCGAGCTCCCGGTCCCGGTCGACGAACGCTCCGCCGAAGCGACGTTCAACAACGGCGTCTTGGAGGTCGAGTTCGACCGCGACGACGACTCCGCGTCGATCGACCTCTCGTAGCTGATCCCCGATCCGCGCCGCGTGCCCGTCCCCGCTCCGCGGCCGCCGCTACCCACTGCCGCTCCGCGCCGTCCGCCGTATCAGCGCCGCGAGCCGGTCGTAAAACCCCGGCTCGTACTTCGTCGCCGCGTCGACGGTTGGGCGCGCGTTCGTCTCGTTGACGACGAGTCGGTCGTCCGTCTCCAGCAGGTCGACGCCGAGGTAGTCGATGTCGAGGACCGCAGCCGCGCGCTCGGCGAGATCGCGGGCCTCGCCGTCGAGGTCAACGCCGACCGCCTCCGCGCCGCGGTGGACGTTGTGCTTCCAGCGGCCCGCTTCGATCGCCTCGGGCGCAAGCGCGCGTCGCACGCCGCCGACGTACTCGCCGTCGACGACCATCGCTCGGAAGTCGGCGGCGTTCGGGAGGAATTCTTGGATGAGGTACGACTTGTCGCCGGTCGCGCGGTAGTCGTGCACGAGGTTCAGGTAGTCGACGACGCCGAGGAGGGAGTCGAGGTCGTCGACGACCGCGACGCCGACGCCGCGAGTCGCCGAGTTCGGCTTGACTACCACGGGGTACGAGAACGCCGCGGCCGCCGCCTCGACGACCGACTCGTCGACCGGGTTCGACACCAGCGTCGTCCGCGGGGTGGGAATCCCGGCATCGTCGAGGGCGGCGAGCACGCCGGCTTTGTTGCGTGAGGTTACCACCGCGCCGCGGCCGTTCACCCACGGAACTCCCAGCCGCCGGTCGACGACGGCACCCTCCATGAGCCGAGAAGGATAGACGAAACCGGCGTCGAAGCCGTCGAACTCGCCGCGCTCGATATCGTTGCCGTGCGTGTCGTTCGCACACACCGACAGCGCGCGCTCTTTCGCCCGTACGTGTTCGACTGCAATATCGCGATCAGCGAGTGGCTCGCGCACGCGCTCAAACGTCTCGGCGGCGGTCGTCATCGCGAGCCGAAGCATACCCGCCCTGGGGTCCGTTTAGACTTAAAAACAGTGCGTAGCGCGTCTTGGATAGCCGACCGAGTTTCGGCACCGAACAGAGACCGGAAACATACGATACCCGATAGTATCTGTCGCGGCAGTCGATGATCAATACGCTTAGGAGCGAAGAACACGAAGCAGCGATAGTTTAACAGAGAGAAGTCTGCGGAACGTCATGATAAACAATCACGTTTATGACAAAAATACTCACCGTCACGGCTGAAGACGAGTTCGCTGCCGCGTGCGCGACCGCACTCCCAGAGCACGATGCTATTCAGGTAGTCTCTGCGGCGTCGGTCGAGGAGGCGATTAATATCTTGGAGCGACAGACGGATATCGAGTGTATTGTCAGCGATCACGACCTGCCAAACACGAACGGGATCGCGTTTCTCGAAGCTGTTCGTGCGAGGAACCCAACGCTTCCGTTCATCCTGTTCACGACTGAGGGTAGCGAAATGGTGGCCAGTCGCGCTATCTCTGCGGGTGTCACCGACTATCTAATCAAAGAGCGTCACAAGAACCAATGGGAGCAGCTTGCGACACTCATCCGAAACGCAGTTCGATACTACCGCGACCGGAGCGGCATTGTCAACACAGAAGAGAGGGCGAAGACGCTCCTCAACGCCGCAAACGATATTATTGCAGTCGTCCGAGACGGGACGGTCGCGTATCTCAACGAGACGGGAATATCGTATATTCGCTACGACACGAAAGACCAGACGTCACCGGTCTCTGTCTCAGACGTTCTCGTTGCGGATGGGACGACGCCTCTCGATGAGCTGCTCGCCGCGGTTCAGTCGGGACGCAAGACGCTCGATCACCGCGACGGGGAGCTGATAACTGCCGAGGGAACGTGCATCCCGGTCGAAATCACGGCAACCCGGGTCACATGGACTGAGACGCCGGCAGTCGTGCTCATCCTCCGTGACGTTAGCGAACAGGAAGACCAAGCGAACGAACTGCGTCTCAAGAATCAGGTCATCGACGAAGCGCCAATCGGTATCACAATTGCTGACGCCACACAGTCGAATACGCCGCTCATCTACGCGAACGACAAGTTCCATGAGGTGACCGGGTACGAAGAAGACGACACGCTTGGTCAGGATTTTCAGTTCCTCCAAGGTGAAAACACGAACCCCAGCCAGATAGCTGAGATACGTGACGTCGCCGACACCGAGGAGTCCGCGACCGTCGAATTACGGAACTACCGTACTGATGGAACCGAGTT is drawn from Halorubrum sp. BV1 and contains these coding sequences:
- a CDS encoding phosphoglycerate kinase gives rise to the protein MSTFATIDDLPADSRVLVRLDLNSPIEDGKPQDNRRFERHAETVRELAEAGHRVVCLAHQGRPGRDDFTTLAGHADILGDHVGRAVGFVDDTYGEEALAAIDALDAGEILLVENTRMCDDELPEESPEEKAETAFVRTLAGHVDAYVNDAYSAAHRKHASLVGFPLVLPSYAGRVMETEYEANTAIATREFDGPVTMVVGGTKATDVIGVMDALDDRVDRFLLGGVAGELFLRAAGHPVGHDLEGMELFDEQWERNRELIESVLDERGDAIRLATDLAYEAEDGGRAEVAVEDIDEKRDAYLDVGSATVADYEPPIRESDAVFVKGALGVFEDERFADGTVGVLDAIAETDCFSVVGGGDTSRAIEMYGLDEDDFSHVSIAGGAYIRALTGEPLPAVEALEAAANR
- a CDS encoding phosphatase PAP2 family protein, whose protein sequence is MTGLVPAERGVGETAVVDALPEFVVVVFAAVTHLADPWFLFALLALGYWFADERVAGSPRRAGATAIAVVTCAYAVVAVGKAWFAAPRPPGAMPPANVPTWLPDVLGGWFRAQVLSDGFGFPSGHATGGAAAYGALALLYDRVWTHRRRLLGAGVVAASVAASRVVIEVHYLADVVVGVAVGAGVVAGGLRLAGDPRFRSDGGTASHDPTTALDPTPAFLSAAALSVVAAGLAVTAGHTGEVVEAGIGIATGVGGGVGWRFVDGDEPPVPVRIVVPALAVTGALWVGAYALADSLLVTLVATTAAVVAVVALPAVADGGRDAVLSGR
- a CDS encoding Hsp20/alpha crystallin family protein yields the protein MDRDDRDDPFGDFFEEIERMMNEMANASAGAGAGPDDAGFGSETHVDAYTTDDGVRLIADLPAVSKDELSLQCDGEALTISAVSDRREYDETVELPVPVDERSAEATFNNGVLEVEFDRDDDSASIDLS
- a CDS encoding YihY/virulence factor BrkB family protein — translated: MSRHATAAVDTVRRVADVAIDRQVTFLAAAIAYYAFVSLIPALLLLVVVASAVFGETIAARVVAATGEFLTPAGQGAVAAAVSSAGGRTGAGVLGLAVLLWSTLKVFRGLDTAFGTLYGVEKRPSLPEQVVDAVAVAVAVGVGIGTMVAVGAFVAAADAVPAVEAASLLALPTVLAVVFLPLYYLLPEPSVSVREALPGAVFAAVGWTLLQAGFQVYAASAGQYQVYGVIGGVLLLVTWLYLAAVVVVLGGVVNVVLAARDRPGVAPRRSRRPDRGGLPARHGADRQLQHARDRPPSMNGESDGAAGAGDEERPRGAPDVAALREELSELRAEFDEFEDDVEDRTVDKPAVEAELKRYVRSRMRRGHARGWGPYLVLLYGTVLTLGAFALLDGLYAIAAMVILGLSTLGLYTLFIIVGIGLNVLETPGKALEYARDRK
- a CDS encoding RimK family alpha-L-glutamate ligase, with translation MLRLAMTTAAETFERVREPLADRDIAVEHVRAKERALSVCANDTHGNDIERGEFDGFDAGFVYPSRLMEGAVVDRRLGVPWVNGRGAVVTSRNKAGVLAALDDAGIPTPRTTLVSNPVDESVVEAAAAAFSYPVVVKPNSATRGVGVAVVDDLDSLLGVVDYLNLVHDYRATGDKSYLIQEFLPNAADFRAMVVDGEYVGGVRRALAPEAIEAGRWKHNVHRGAEAVGVDLDGEARDLAERAAAVLDIDYLGVDLLETDDRLVVNETNARPTVDAATKYEPGFYDRLAALIRRTARSGSG
- the gap gene encoding type I glyceraldehyde-3-phosphate dehydrogenase, with protein sequence MSKSYLAAGDDVSDDQIVRVGLNGFGRIGRNVFRAVMESPRIELVGINDVMDFDDMAYLAKYDTVMGRLDGVGRDGDALTIGDTAVDLYNVQDPADLPWDDLDVDVALECTGVFRTREDASAHLEGGADTVIISAPPKGEDPVKQLVYGVNHDEYEGDDVISNASCTTNSITPVAKVLDAEFGIDAGTLTTVHAYTGSQSLIDGPKAKTRRGRAAAENIVPTSTGAAGAAQQVLPQLEGKIDGMAMRVPVPTGSITEFVVSLDETATAEEINASFRDAADSGPLAGVLGYTDDEVVSSDIVGLPFSSYVDLRSTNVIAGGKLVKILTWYDNEYGFSNRMLDMAAYVHDEA
- the lrp gene encoding HTH-type transcriptional regulator Lrp is translated as MTYENLDAKLVNSLLSNGRASLRSLGDELDVSVTTVSNHLRDLEDEGVIRGYTPIVDYDKLGYDVTAVLQLKVEGSALPDVTEKLRKEKQMVSVYEVTGDYDVIAIGKFTDTDGMNDQIKAILTDADIRESNTSVVLNAVSENEQFDLDLNEE
- a CDS encoding tRNA (guanine(26)-N(2))-dimethyltransferase, translated to MDIEEGGVTVSVPEARDGASEGTGGGVFFNPTQELNRDITVAALRAYRDREPRAASYLDAMAASGIRGVRAAAEGYDVTCADVDPDAVALAAENLADNGLDGATVRRDVNALLYDDGPFDVVDLDPYGTPIPFADAAFANGRNLICVTATDTAPLCGAHLQSGIRKYGAVPRNTDYHPEMGLRTLISALVRTAARYDKAATPIVSHVSRHYARTYLELESGARAADACVDELGYVDHCEDCLWREPTAGLIADPADACPVCGSDRVLTAGPIWLGSVADAEFARAVRDRVTDDMGEAKRARKLLDTVATEIETPTHYDQHRLYKQWGEPAIGMDEFVAHLRAAGHEASRAHYRGTAVKTTASIPEMREAILGDDAGD
- the glnA gene encoding type I glutamate--ammonia ligase; this encodes MTDEHAKPDGGLTAKEQAVLDEIEEENVDFLRLQFTDILGVVKNVSVPAHQAEKAFTEGIYFDGSSIEGFVRIQESDMRLVPDPDTFAVLPWRSDGDGDSGAARLICDIVTTEGEPFVGGPRQVLKSVLEKADDMGYSVSIGPEPEFFLFEKDEDGNATTIPHDNGGYFDLAPKDLASDVRKEIIFTLEAMGFEIEASHHEVAEGQHEINFKYDDALTTADNIATFRAVVRAVAEQHDLHATFMPKPIAEINGSGMHSHISLFDEDGNAFADDDDEFNLSETAYQFMGGILNHAQAFTAVTNPTVNSYKRLVPGYEAPIYVAWSDTNRSALVRVPDAAGVSARFEVRSPDPSCNPYLGMASLIAAGLHGIETDADPGEPVREDIYEFDDEKREEYGIDTLPPNLGKAVEALEADDVIQDALGPHTSEKFAEAKSQEFSEYLTQVSGWEEDRYLETF